One Solanum lycopersicum chromosome 4, SLM_r2.1 DNA window includes the following coding sequences:
- the LOC101263012 gene encoding zeatin O-xylosyltransferase, translating into MKKTQLGDMEDRKEVRNSDHEVVIVMVPFPIQGHLNQFLQFSCLISSSYDLPVYYLGSPTLNRQARLRANALNPSDIAKIHFHDIPIPEFASPPPVFDALSKFPLHHKPLWDASLLLREPIASFLRDISSKSRRIVVVHDPFMSYNVQDVSSLPNAESYIFNGISALNMYCFVCRFRGKPVQLGEELLKKLPDLEGGIPDEMRDFTAIQSPHMGIRSGDILNTSKVIEGDFLELLVEESKQQWAIGPILPTKLDHISNRNNICLEWLNKQPPRSVLYVSFGTTSIFSDREVIELAMGLEQSRHKFIWVLREADRGDIFTGEARKLELPEGFEERVKGVGLVMREWAPQPEILAHSSTGGFMSHCGWNSCIESITMGVPIAAWPMHADQPKNGFLVTEILKIGLTVREWDKRAELVSASTVENVVRKLMASEEGDAIRKRAEELAESVRRSTEKGGSSRIELDSFIAHITR; encoded by the coding sequence ATGAAAAAAACTCAATTAGGAGATATGGAGGATCGGAAAGAAGTACGAAATTCAGATCATGAAGTAGTTATAGTCATGGTTCCATTTCCAATTCAAGGACATCTCAAtcaatttcttcaattttcctGTTTAATCTCTTCATCATATGATCTTCCAGTCTATTATCTTGGCTCTCCCACACTTAACCGTCAAGCTCGCCTTCGAGCCAACGCCTTAAATCCTTCAGATATAGCCAAAATCCACTTCCATGACATTCCAATACCTGAATTTGCCTCACCTCCACCTGTCTTTGATGCCTTAAGCAAATTCCCGTTACATCATAAGCCATTATGGGATGCATCTTTGCTTCTTCGCGAGCCCATTGCTTCCTTTTTACGTGATATCTCCTCAAAATCAAGACGAATCGTTGTTGTTCATGATCCTTTTATGTCCTATAATGTTCAGGATGTTTCTTCCTTGCCTAATGCTgaatcatatatatttaatggCATTTCAGCTTTAAATATGTACTGTTTTGTATGCAGATTTAGAGGGAAGCCTGTCCAACTTGGAGAAGAATTGCTTAAAAAGCTACCCGACCTTGAAGGAGGGATACCTGATGAAATGAGGGACTTTACAGCTATTCAGAGTCCACATATGGGTATTAGATCAGGTGATATCCTTAATACGAGTAAAGTGATTGAAGGTGATTTTCTTGAATTGCTGGTTGAAGAAAGTAAACAACAATGGGCAATTGGACCAATTTTACCAACTAAACTCGATCATATCTCGAATAGAAACAACATATGTTTGGAATGGCTGAACAAACAACCTCCAAGATCAGTTCTTTATGTATCATTTGGAACAACATCTATATTTTCCGATAGAGAAGTCATAGAGCTCGCGATGGGATTAGAACAAAGCAGACACAAGTTCATATGGGTGTTAAGAGAAGCTGATAGAGGAGATATCTTTACCGGGGAAGCTAGAAAACTTGAGTTGCCAGAAGGATTTGAGGAAAGAGTAAAAGGGGTCGGGTTAGTGATGAGAGAATGGGCACCACAACCTGAAATCCTGGCTCATTCTTCCACAGGCGGGTTCATGAGTCATTGTGGATGGAATTCTTGCATAGAGAGTATTACTATGGGGGTACCAATAGCTGCTTGGCCTATGCATGCTGAccagccaaaaaatggtttcTTGGTGACAGAAATACTGAAAATAGGCCTGACAGTGAGAGAGTGGGATAAACGCGCAGAGCTAGTAAGTGCATCCACGGTAGAGAATGTCGTGAGGAAGCTGATGGCATCAGAAGAAGGTGATGCAATAAGGAAAAGAGCAGAAGAACTGGCAGAATCCGTAAGGCGTTCCACAGAAAAAGGGGGTTCTTCTCGAATAGAGTTGGATTCTTTTATCGCGCATATCACAAGATAA
- the LOC101262709 gene encoding zeatin O-xylosyltransferase: MTNNKKLHKNIFYVYINLSTQQTYHQFSKTCFFFFFSMDNMNLEMLKKKQENEVSIIMVPFPAQSHLNQQLQLACIFSSSYHLPVHFISSAAHNHQARVRANGLKQSDIDKIHFHDIPTPDFASPAPDPNAFNKFPSQLVPSYNACTLLRQPISTLLHDISSKSRRVVVVHDVLMSYTVQDVASLHNAESYIFNCVSVFCMYSSFICLPNGMPIPLDEHLLQKLPILEPDAPEEINKLVEFQLKYTDIRAGDLYNSNKILEGTCIDLMERFASKQNKKQWAIGPIFLAAKVDHVSDKRNKCLDWLDKQAPRSVLYVSFGSSTTFSDKEVMELAMGLERSKQKFVWVLRDGDRGNIFSEEARRFELPDGFEERVEGVGLVVREWAPQLEILGHSSTGGFMSHCGWNSCIECVTMGVPMAAWAMHSEQPLNAFFVTEILKTGLVVRDWKKHEEIVTASAIENVVRKLMASEEGDEIRKRAEELGAAVRESIEKGGASQVELDSFIAHITR; the protein is encoded by the exons ATgacaaacaacaaaaaactgcataaaaatattttttatgtttatataaacCTTTCAACACAACAAACTTATCATCAATTCTCaaaaacttgtttttttttcttcttttccatgGATAACATGAATCTTGAAATGttgaaaaagaaacaagaaaatgaaGTATCTATAATCATGGTTCCATTTCCAGCACAAAGCCATCTCAATCAACAGCTTCAATTAGCCTGCATATTTTCCTCATCATATCATCTTCCTGTCCACTTTATCAGCTCAGCTGCTCATAATCATCAAGCTCGTGTTCGAGCCAACGGATTAAAACAATCAGACATAGACAAAATCCACTTTCATGATATCCCAACACCTGATTTTGCCTCCCCTGCACCTGATCCTAATGCATTCAACAAATTCCCATCACAACTTGTGCCATCTTACAATGCTTGTACCCTTCTTCGACAACCTATATCTACGTTACTTCATGACATATCGTCTAAATCAAGACGAGTTGTCGTTGTTCATGATGTTTTAATGTCATATACTGTGCAGGATGTTGCTTCTCTGCATAATGCTGAGTCTTATATATTTAACTGTGTTTCTGTTTTCTGTATGTATTCTAGCTTTATATGTCTACCTAATGGAATGCCTATTCCACTTGATGAACATTTACTTCAAAAGTTACCTATACTTGAACCTGATGCACCAGAAGAGATCAACAAGTTGGTAGAGTTTCAACTGAAGTATACAGATATCAGGGCTGGTGATTTGTACAATTCAAACAAAATACTTGAAG GTACTTGTATTGATCTGATGGAAAGATTTGCAAGTAAACAAAACAAGAAGCAATGGGCAATTGGACCGATATTTCTGGCTGCTAAAGTAGATCATGTATCAGATAAGAGAAACAAATGTTTAGATTGGCTTGATAAGCAAGCTCCAAGATCAGTTCTTTATGTATCATTTGGATCATCAACTACATTTTCTGATAAAGAAGTGATGGAGCTGGCGATGGGACTAGAGCGAAGCAAACAGAAGTTTGTATGGGTGTTGAGAGATGGTGATAGAGGTAATATCTTTAGTGAGGAAGCTAGAAGATTTGAGTTGCCAGACGGGTTTGAAGAAAGAGTAGAAGGTGTTGGTTTAGTGGTGAGAGAATGGGCGCCACAACTTGAGATCTTGGGTCATTCTTCCACGGGAGGGTTCATGAGTCATTGCGGATGGAATTCTTGCATAGAGTGTGTTACTATGGGGGTACCAATGGCTGCTTGGGCTATGCATTCTGAACAACCACTTAATGCTTTCTTTGTGACAGAAATCTTGAAAACAGGCCTCGTCGTTAGGGATTGGAAGAAACACGAGGAGATTGTCACTGCATCCGCCATTGAGAATGTCGTGAGGAAGTTAATGGCATCAGAAGAAGGCGACGAGATAAGGAAAAGAGCAGAAGAATTGGGAGCAGCAGTAAGGGAGTCCATAGAGAAAGGAGGTGCTTCTCAAGTGGAGTTGGATTCTTTCATTGCTCATATTACTAGATAG